In Brassica napus cultivar Da-Ae chromosome A3, Da-Ae, whole genome shotgun sequence, the sequence TTTGTTATGTGTTCTGCTTGATTTCATGTAGCTACTGGTTCTTATTTGtcttttgaattacctttttaTTGCCTTGTCTTGCAGTGTAGGTCTTGTTGTGGATAATCCTGAGTTTTTCAACCGCATTGCTGATACATTTTCTTACAAGGCATCTCTGAAATTTGTGATTCTTCTCTGGGGAGACAAATCCTCATTGGTTACATCAAGTAGGCAGACACCAGTCTACAGTTACAACGAAATAAAAAACTTAGGGCAGCAGAGACGTGCAGAACATGCAGGATCTAGTGATGCTGGTAAGTATGAATATGAGTTCATCGGTCCAGATGATACAGCCACGATCATGTATACCAGCGGAACTACTGGTAACCCAAAAGGTGTTATGCTTACACATCAGAATCTGTTACACCAGGTTTTTAAACCAATCTTTATGTCATCATTTACACAATACTGAGTTTGCTACACCAGgttctgaaaaaaaatatttgtttcttgGATTACTTGACAGATAAGAAACTTATCTGAATTTGTACCTGCTAAAGCTGGGGAAAGGTTTCTAAGTATGCTGCCATCATGGCATGCTTATGAACGGGCTTGTGAATACTTCATATTTACATGTGGAGTTGAGCAGAAGTATACTTCTATAAGGTTCTTAAAGGTAAGCCTCTCTATGCTATATGTCACACAGTGACATATTAAAGAAATATCGTAATCTTGGCTTTGAAACTTTtccttttatgtttttggtatAGGATGATCTCAAGCGGTATCAACCACACTATCTTATCTCAGTTCCTTTAGTATATGAGACACTCTACAGGTATATACTACTTTACAAGTAAAACTGTTTCACAAGATTCTTTTACTATGCTAAATAGATTTTTCGGTCTTCTGAGAGTTGCAGCGGGATTCAAAAGCAAATTTCAACAAGCTCCCCTGTTCGTAAGTTATTGGCGCTTACATTGATCAGAATCAGCCTAGCATATACGGAGATGAGAAGAGTTTACAAGGTTCGTGACACAGATAATGTCGCTCTCTTTTAGTATTTATTTCTGCCTATTTGTGATGCTTGGACCGATGATAACTTCATTGCTCTCTCATGTTCAGGGTCTTTGTTTCACAAAGAACCAAAAGCCTCCAGTGTATATTGTTGCTTTGGTGGATTGGTTGTGGGCGAGGGTAGTTGCGTTTGTCCTGTGGCCATTGCATATGTTGGCTGAAAAGCTTGTGCACAAAAAAATCCGCTCGTCTATTGGAATAACAAAGGTAGTATTACAACACTCTACTTCACTTTCTCTTTTTAGTTCTATATCTATAGCCCAAAAAAAACAGTTTACttacaacaaaaatattgtgAGAATGACTTCTTTGTTTTCTCCAGGCTGGTGTTAGTGGAGGTGGTAGTTTACCTATGCATATTGACAAGTTTTTTGAGGTTAGACAAACCAATATTGTTTCTTGAAGTTAGAGATAAACGTTTATTATCTACCATGCAAACAGAGTTTATTCTTGGTGCAGGCCATCGGTGTGAATGTACAAAATGGATATGGTTTGACAGAAACCTCACCGGTTGTCTCTGCGCGAAGGATTAGCTGTAATGTAAGTTTAAGCTCTTACCTCAATACGAGTATAAGCTCGCATCTAGTAAAGTAGTGCTCAGAGGACATTACAAATTCTCCTATCTATTATGtgctctttttatatataatcattCATTATTTTTGCTGTTATGTTTATTATGATCTTATATAGTTTCTTGGAGTATGTCAACTAGTTAATATTGTGTTTTCTTATATGAAGGTTCTTGGCTCAGTTGGGCATCCTATGAAAGACACAGAATTCAAAATTGTAGATCAAGAGACTGGTAATGTTCTTCCACCTGGTTCAAAAGGCATTGTCAAAGTCAGAGGCCCACCAGTTATGAGAGGTTACTATAAGGTAAAACACTGACTTTCTGCTGATTTTACAACAAAGTTGTGAATTAATTTTCTCCAAATATCTTCTGTATTTTGGATGATTAGATCATATTAACTCATATTTGTTGACTTTTCTCAGAATCCAGTGGCCACCAAGCAAGTTATAGATGACGATGGATGGTTTAATACTGGAGACATGGGTTGGATAGCGCCTCATCATTCAACAGGGCGGAGTCGTAGCTGCGGAGGTGTCATCGTTCTTGAAGGCCGTGCCAAGGACACCATTGTACTTTCCACAGGTATATTATATGTGCTAGCAGGTATTTTCACAGGTTCAAGAGTAATGATGCTATAAACGTTTGATATATAGCACTTTGATCGCTGTAGGTGAAAATGTGGAACCATTGGAGATTGAAGAAGCAGCCATGAGAAGCAGTCTGATTCAACAAATAGTGGTTATTGGACAGGTACTTGTATAGAAGCACTTTGATTTAGGAACACGGTATAGGATGTTTCACTTCTTTACTTTTTCGTATTTGATTGCTTCTCAGGATCAACGCCGCCTTGGAGCTATTGTTATCCCAAACAAAGAAGCAGCAGAAGGAGTagccaaaaacaaaatttcaccTGTAGATCCTGAAGTCAACGAACTTAGCAAGGAGACGCTAACGTCTATGGTCTACGAAGAACTGAGGAAATGGTAACGGTTCAACCCTagtgaatatatttttatttcttaaaatgaTATTGAGATGTGCGCAGAGTGTATACCTCAACCCGAAAAAGTTGAAAACCAAGTGTTACTCTATAAATCGTCATGCAGGACATCAGAATGTTCATTCCAAGTTGGTCCAGTTCTCATCGTGGAAGAGCCCTTCACGGTAAAATCCATATCAGCCTTTTTGGCTAGCTTTTCATTGATGTCCCCTTCATTTGTGATTGGAAGATTGAGCCTCATGTGAATGTTGTATGAACATCATTGCAGATAGACAACGGTTTCATGACACCTACAATGAAGATAAGACGGGACAAGGTGGTTGATCGATATAAGGATGAGATAGCTAGACTCTACAAGTAGACTAGACATTTTTAGCATCCTATTCTTTTCAAGCTTTAGCTGTTGATATGAAACTTCCGGAATAGTAAAAGTGACTAAAACCATCTCAGTTAATGGTACCATgttcattatatcatatatctCTAACAGATCACATCACATGTCTCTAATATGATGACTTATGTACTAAATTAGCAAGGACAATATTAATGGCCTCCATGTTAGGTAGAGATCTCTCGAGTAATAATTGGGTTTCCGCAAAGCAACAAAAATCTATTTACTATGAACGTAACAAATCAAAATATAGGCATTTATTGCCCTGCTTGTTATATGCCACACTCTCTTTACCAATCCCGACACACTCAGAGACAAATGAAAACACACTCTAATATTTTGGTGACAATCACGTTGACGATCAGCCTCGTTTGCCTTGCACGTGCCGACGAACCTCCATGCAATAGCTCGTCAGAGACAGAggaagtgatgatgatgatggagccaTCATTGATGAGCCAAAGGTTCATGGAGGAGAAGAAACAGATATCGTACGGAGCTCTCAAAAAAGACCAGCCGGCTTGTGGGAGAGCTCGCCGTGGCCACTCTTACACCAAAACTTGTCTTCCTCAGCCGAGCAATCACTACACTAGAGGTTGCTCTAAGATCTACCGTTGCAGACGTGATTCTAAATGATCTCACATCACCTCCTCGTTTGTGCGTCCTCACGCATTGCCATTtgccacatatatatatacttctgatgtatgtttttttttttgtgaaacaaacTTATATTAAAATGGGAAAGTTAAGTTTGGTACAATAAGGAAAGAGCCTGTTTGGCTACAGAGTCGGCTTTATTATTATCCGCCCTGGGGATAGCTATAAACTGGATAGCACTAAAAAGAGGGATAATAAGATAGATGTCGTTTAGAATCACAGCGATCTTTAAGAGCACCATTATTGCAGGtttcaaaagagtttttaaaggtTTGGGTCCCACAAAAATTGCAAAACCGGTTGCAAAAGGCGTGAATAAAGAAACGATCCTGGTGGGTTTTGTCAACTGCTCGCGGGCCCcaccgacacgtggcggcccgcgattagttcatgttttaattttttttagtttttaaagccaaaatttcattaaaatgtGAGAAATTCAAAAACACACTTTTTTGATGTACTgatttttcaaaaagatatatttctAAAGCATTTTAATCGCATTCCATTTTCCACTTCAAAGTCCATTTTGAAATAAACTCTTCTTTTACCCTACtcaattttatatgaatttcagCTGAGACATGGCTTTAGTTTGTATGTTAGTTGTGTGTTGTCTTTATAAAAACCAATATACATAGTTCACTTAGTAAGCCATCAGCAATAATCTAACAGACTAACACCATTTGTTTCCTACTTCAGGTTTTGTCATACTTTAACTTTCTATTCAGAAAAGATGATGATGAGGCGATTCAAAGGTCAAAAGTTGAATTTTTGGATTGACCATCTCAGTATACAATTCAGAAAAGACAAAGGATATTAAAGCCGAAAGTAGCTTTACATTTCTTGTTTGATCACTTGTTCGAAAAGTTAACTGGTAAACAGAAAATCACATAAGTAAGCCTAACAACAgagtaaaacaaaaactaatttatcttgagataatataaaacaaaaaataagccTCTCAAAACCAAGAACAAcaatcccttttttttttgaacggcgAACAACAATCCCTTATTCATACAAATATTTGGTCAACCTCCTCAGAAGACCAATATCTCACATTCCTCAACCAGAGCAAACCCAAAACCAACTCAAATGGCCTAATCATAAAAACCACACGAAGAACTCTCAGTCCTTTTTCTCTCAGTACCTGTAATGACCCGGCTTGTAAGGACCTTCAATAGGTATGCTGACATAGTCAGATTGGTCCTTGGTGAGCTTGGTGAGTCTAGCACCGAGCTTGCCCAAGTGAAGTGCAGCAACCTTCTCGTCCAAGTGCTTAGGCAAAACATATACTTTCTTCTCATACTTCCCGCTCGACTTCTCGTTCCATAGCTCAAGCTGCGCAATCACCTGGTTGGTGAACGAGCACGACATCACGAAACTCGGGTGTCCAGTGGCGCATCCCAAGTTCATCAAACGACCCTCAGCTAGCACAATGATGCCTGACTTGGTGTCGGGGAACACCCACCTATCAGTCTGCGGCTTGATGGTGATGCGTTTCACACCAGGGAAGGTCTCAAGTCCTTGCATATCGATTTCGTTGTCAAAGTGGCCAATGTTGCAGACTATGGCGttgttcttcatcttcctcatgTGGTCGACCATGATGATGTCTTTGTTTCCAGTGGTGGTGCAAAAGATGTCAGCTTCGGAGACGACGTCCTCAAGGGTTAGGACTTGGAGGCCTTCCATGAGAGCCTGAAGGGCACAGATTGGATCTATCTCAGTCACGATCACACGTGCACCAGCGGTTTTCATGGCTGCGGCACAGCCCTTTCCGACATCACCGTAACCGCAGATAACAGCGACCTTTCCGGCGATCATGACATCAGTGGCTCTCATGAGACCGTCAGGGAGAGAGTGGCGACATCCATACAAGTTGTCAAACTGCAAGCAAGTCAATTATCAGTGATATAACACAGAGAATTACAACTGAAGAAACGtagattttgtttcaaaatatgtgAACCACAACTTCAACCGTGTTTTGGTAAATGAAAATTTCACATTATACCTGAGCATTTTAAccgaaacccaaaacactaaacctaatcaaacttgaaaaaccCGAAACAGGAACCGGACAAGAACTCATACGTATACGAACAGAGTTCATGTTTTCTATACCTAAAACAGAAACTATCCTTAATTCCCAAAGTATAATTCATATACCTAAAAGTATTAgtagtttagttttaaaataactatataCTTGCAAGTATAATTTATGAACCAAAAATTAAATTCGTAaatacctaatttttttttaatgaattactcaaaaaaaaaccgaattactctaatattttaatttaagttaCCCGATATTTTAATCCAAACAATCCAAATTATTTCATTAGTTGGTTCCTAGTATTTTTACCAAATGCTTTTACCAAAAGGTccaaaaccaaattaaaaaaaaaatcaaagcaaaccaaattttataaatatctgaaatttttCTACATTTCTGCCCCTAAAATAAAAACCGAAATAATCAAAcctaaattaaagcaaaaaaaaaaacaaaatgtgcAGAACTATTAATAATTGTACACAGTAACGTTACAAACGCCAGATCCTGTGTAAGAGCACTCCCAATGCTCTTATAGAGCTATAATGGGACAGAATAAAAAAGACATACCTTGCTCTTGGTGACAGAGTCATTGACGTTAATGGCAGGGAACAAGAGAGCTCCACTCTCCTGCATCTGATAAAGCCTCTTAACACCAGTGGTTGTCTCCTCCGAAACACCAACCAATCTCTCCTTCATCTTATGATACTTCTTGGGATCAACTTGAAGACCATCTTTAATAATCGACAACACGATCTGAAACTCAGGATTATCAGTAGAACTCGGATCAGGGACCTGACCCGTCTTCGCAAAGATCTCCTCAGCCTTAACTCCTTCGTGAATCAAGAGCGTGGCGTCACCACCGTCGTCAACGATCAGATCAGGACCACCTCCGGGACCCCAGTCGAGAGCCCTCTCCGTGCACCACCAGTACTCTTGAAGAGTCTCTCCTTTCCATGCGAACACAGCGGCGGAGTCACGAGCGATGGCGGCGGCGGCGTGGTCTTGGGTGGAGAAGATGTTGCATGAGCACCACCTGACCTCAGCGCCAAGAGCGGTTAGCGTTTCGATGAGAACGGCGGTTTGGATCGTCATGTGGAGAGAACCGGTGATTCTAGCGCCTTTGAGGGGCTGAGAAGGTCCGAACTCGGTGCGGCAAGAGACGAGCCCAGGCATTTCGACCTCGGCCAGCTCGATCTCGAGACGGCCGAAGTCGGCCTGAGACATGTCCTTGACCTTGTACTCACGGCCACTCGACGTCTTCTCCACAAGCAACGccattgttttgaatttttccaAGTGTGCGAGGAGAAACGAAAGGTAGCGAGTGATGTTAAATAGATTAACGCGGGAGATGAGATGGATGGCTGAGATTAGTTGTGGGGAGAATTTGGTGGATCTGGTAAAAGAATCAGacttttcatcttcttttttttgtttatagattttccTAAAAGGGTGGCAATTCTGTTTTCGATTTCACTTATGAGAAAAAGTATTAGTATAATTaagggtttttagtaattaaacccctcaactaaagatgaatcgtaaaaaaaaccctcaactatAAATCTTGTGAAATAAACCCCTAATTTTAGttccgttaacatatgttaccctccgtctaaaaaaccgtgacggagggtgacatatgttaacggtttataagttgagggtttatttcattggatttttagttgagggttttttttacgattcatctttagttgaggggttttatcactaaaagtcattaaatgttattaaattatttattatcatatacattgttttaggatttataagcctttaaaactaatttataaattttaatatattataaaattaatttata encodes:
- the LOC106389662 gene encoding probable acyl-activating enzyme 16, chloroplastic, with the protein product MASTSLAPSVLVSRFSSSPREFQDSGSYKCFSRRTRVPSRLRFRVHCESTVQEKELGRCSPFLERLTVPGGDAAAALRSNEWKAVPDIWRSSAEKYGDRVAVVDPYHDPPSTFTYRQLEQEILDFVEGLRAVGVKADEKIALFADNSCRWLVADQGIMATGAVNVVRGSRSSVEELLHIYCHSDSVGLVVDNPEFFNRIADTFSYKASLKFVILLWGDKSSLVTSSRQTPVYSYNEIKNLGQQRRAEHAGSSDAGKYEYEFIGPDDTATIMYTSGTTGNPKGVMLTHQNLLHQIRNLSEFVPAKAGERFLSMLPSWHAYERACEYFIFTCGVEQKYTSIRFLKDDLKRYQPHYLISVPLVYETLYSGIQKQISTSSPVRKLLALTLIRISLAYTEMRRVYKGLCFTKNQKPPVYIVALVDWLWARVVAFVLWPLHMLAEKLVHKKIRSSIGITKAGVSGGGSLPMHIDKFFEAIGVNVQNGYGLTETSPVVSARRISCNVLGSVGHPMKDTEFKIVDQETGNVLPPGSKGIVKVRGPPVMRGYYKNPVATKQVIDDDGWFNTGDMGWIAPHHSTGRSRSCGGVIVLEGRAKDTIVLSTGENVEPLEIEEAAMRSSLIQQIVVIGQDQRRLGAIVIPNKEAAEGVAKNKISPVDPEVNELSKETLTSMVYEELRKWTSECSFQVGPVLIVEEPFTIDNGFMTPTMKIRRDKVVDRYKDEIARLYK
- the LOC106389664 gene encoding adenosylhomocysteinase 2-like, whose translation is MALLVEKTSSGREYKVKDMSQADFGRLEIELAEVEMPGLVSCRTEFGPSQPLKGARITGSLHMTIQTAVLIETLTALGAEVRWCSCNIFSTQDHAAAAIARDSAAVFAWKGETLQEYWWCTERALDWGPGGGPDLIVDDGGDATLLIHEGVKAEEIFAKTGQVPDPSSTDNPEFQIVLSIIKDGLQVDPKKYHKMKERLVGVSEETTTGVKRLYQMQESGALLFPAINVNDSVTKSKFDNLYGCRHSLPDGLMRATDVMIAGKVAVICGYGDVGKGCAAAMKTAGARVIVTEIDPICALQALMEGLQVLTLEDVVSEADIFCTTTGNKDIIMVDHMRKMKNNAIVCNIGHFDNEIDMQGLETFPGVKRITIKPQTDRWVFPDTKSGIIVLAEGRLMNLGCATGHPSFVMSCSFTNQVIAQLELWNEKSSGKYEKKVYVLPKHLDEKVAALHLGKLGARLTKLTKDQSDYVSIPIEGPYKPGHYRY